A portion of the Blautia hansenii DSM 20583 genome contains these proteins:
- a CDS encoding RNA-guided endonuclease TnpB family protein, producing the protein MTNKAIKYRIYPTTEQSIMFSKTFGCCRKVYNLMLSDKIEGYKATGKFPTVTPAKYKKDYPYLKEVDSLALANKQMDLQAAFRNTFSKSRKKKNGFPRFKSAKHSRKSYTINNQKGTVAILDNRYIKLPKVGKVKAVIHRIPDDNWIIKSATISQESDGKYYISVLFEFEKVENIYIADKTNAIGLDYASDGLYVDSNGNVGTNHKYYRESHDKLAKAQRKLSRMQGSKKQEDKSNNYIKQLRKVNKIHRHIANQRLDNLHKISTEIANQYDVVCVENLNMRSMANKGFGNGKATLDNGYGMFLSMLEYKLSDRNKYLVKVDKWFPSSQICHCCGALHPDMKDLANRKMVCDCGLTINRDQNAAINILNEGLRLLSEVA; encoded by the coding sequence ATGACAAACAAAGCAATTAAGTATCGCATATATCCTACAACTGAACAAAGTATTATGTTCTCTAAGACCTTTGGCTGTTGTCGTAAGGTCTATAATCTTATGCTTTCTGATAAGATTGAGGGCTATAAAGCAACTGGGAAATTCCCTACTGTAACACCTGCTAAATACAAGAAGGATTATCCTTATCTTAAAGAAGTAGACAGTCTTGCACTTGCTAATAAACAGATGGATTTGCAGGCAGCATTTCGTAATACATTTAGTAAATCACGCAAAAAGAAAAACGGATTTCCTAGGTTCAAATCTGCAAAGCATAGTCGTAAGTCTTACACTATAAACAATCAAAAAGGCACAGTAGCTATTCTGGACAACAGATACATCAAGCTCCCTAAAGTGGGTAAGGTGAAGGCTGTTATTCATCGTATTCCCGATGATAATTGGATTATCAAATCTGCTACTATATCACAGGAATCAGATGGTAAGTATTATATTTCTGTGCTTTTTGAGTTTGAAAAAGTAGAAAATATTTATATAGCGGATAAAACTAACGCCATTGGATTAGATTATGCTTCTGATGGCTTATATGTAGACAGTAATGGCAATGTGGGTACTAATCATAAGTATTACCGTGAAAGTCATGATAAGCTTGCCAAAGCACAGCGCAAACTGTCTCGTATGCAAGGCTCTAAAAAGCAAGAAGATAAATCTAATAACTATATTAAGCAACTCCGTAAAGTAAACAAAATTCATAGGCATATTGCTAATCAGCGTTTGGATAACCTACATAAAATATCTACTGAGATAGCCAATCAGTATGATGTTGTTTGCGTAGAAAATCTAAATATGCGTTCTATGGCAAATAAGGGTTTTGGTAACGGCAAAGCGACACTGGATAACGGATATGGAATGTTCCTATCTATGCTTGAGTATAAGCTGTCTGATAGAAATAAGTATCTCGTAAAAGTAGATAAGTGGTTTCCGTCATCACAAATATGCCATTGTTGCGGTGCATTGCATCCCGATATGAAGGATTTAGCTAACCGCAAAATGGTATGTGATTGTGGTCTTACAATAAACCGTGACCAAAACGCTGCTATCAATATCCTAAACGAAGGATTACGCCTACTTAGTGAAGTAGCATAA
- the tnpA gene encoding IS200/IS605 family transposase, which produces MQLDTNNHSVFMLHYHLIMCIKYRNKVIDDIISNRLKEIFEKIAPAYNITLEEWNHDTDHVHILFKGQPNTEISKFINAYKSASSRLIKKEFPQIRKSLWKEMFWSQSFCLLTTGGATVDIIKQYIMSQGKKNDKQSN; this is translated from the coding sequence ATGCAATTGGATACAAATAATCATTCGGTATTCATGTTACACTATCATTTGATTATGTGTATAAAATATCGTAACAAAGTAATAGACGATATTATCTCTAATCGTTTGAAAGAGATATTTGAAAAGATTGCTCCTGCCTATAACATTACATTAGAGGAATGGAATCACGATACAGACCATGTTCATATTCTATTCAAAGGGCAGCCGAATACAGAAATCAGCAAGTTTATCAATGCATATAAATCCGCAAGTAGCAGACTCATAAAGAAAGAGTTTCCTCAGATACGTAAGTCTCTATGGAAAGAGATGTTTTGGTCACAGAGTTTTTGTCTGCTGACCACAGGTGGAGCTACCGTAGATATTATCAAGCAGTACATAATGTCACAGGGGAAGAAAAATGACAAACAAAGCAATTAA
- a CDS encoding HU family DNA-binding protein, whose amino-acid sequence METIKMTTKEMVKGVAELTGKTQKEVREVLDGIEDVVMAQVGQATEDNSVEIRLFNGLYVTSEFVAPHTARNPRTGETFTAEGKNRVKAKIGAALKNAANQ is encoded by the coding sequence ATGGAAACAATTAAAATGACAACAAAAGAAATGGTAAAAGGTGTAGCTGAATTAACAGGTAAAACTCAGAAAGAAGTTAGAGAAGTTTTAGATGGAATTGAAGATGTTGTAATGGCTCAGGTGGGACAGGCAACTGAAGATAATTCTGTTGAAATCAGATTGTTCAATGGTTTATATGTTACTTCTGAATTTGTTGCACCACACACAGCACGTAATCCACGTACAGGTGAAACATTTACAGCAGAAGGAAAAAATCGTGTAAAAGCAAAAATTGGTGCTGCTTTAAAAAATGCTGCAAATCAGTAA
- a CDS encoding ATP-dependent Clp protease proteolytic subunit — MGDYLNNLLLEVCNDDDMYTIQTKQYLAQRKIILNDIVDEDIVRNVTLNIFQWNKEDKDIPIEKRKPIWLYLNSPGGDVTEGLNVIDVIKASQTPVYTVCFATCASMAFHIFIAGHKRYCFKNSILLIHDGEVSISNSSSKAKDTMKFIESLDERIKQHILENTKITAEFYESIYDTEYYLFANDKGKELGCVDYIIGEDAPLSIIL; from the coding sequence ATGGGTGATTATTTAAACAATTTACTTCTGGAAGTATGCAATGATGACGATATGTACACTATTCAGACAAAACAATATTTAGCTCAACGTAAAATTATTCTCAATGACATTGTTGATGAAGATATTGTGAGAAATGTTACGTTAAATATTTTCCAATGGAATAAAGAAGATAAAGATATTCCTATTGAAAAAAGAAAACCGATATGGTTATATCTCAATTCTCCGGGTGGAGATGTTACAGAGGGATTGAATGTTATTGATGTAATTAAAGCAAGTCAAACTCCTGTATATACAGTGTGTTTTGCAACTTGTGCTTCAATGGCGTTTCATATCTTTATTGCAGGACATAAGAGATACTGCTTTAAGAATTCAATACTCCTCATTCATGATGGAGAAGTAAGTATTAGTAATAGTTCTTCCAAAGCTAAAGATACAATGAAATTTATCGAGTCTTTGGATGAAAGAATTAAACAACATATTTTAGAAAATACAAAAATAACTGCTGAGTTCTACGAGTCAATATATGACACAGAATATTATTTATTTGCAAATGATAAAGGAAAAGAACTTGGTTGTGTAGATTATATTATTGGCGAAGATGCGCCATTATCAATTATTTTATAA